Proteins from a single region of Polycladomyces zharkentensis:
- a CDS encoding N-acetylmuramoyl-L-alanine amidase, which produces MSKVLICLDPGHGGPDSGAVSKSGLREADVALTLAEKVSAALGKYDGVAVTFTRDRNNSKNYPAPPEGLRKRIAYANASGADAFVSLHCNSGGGKGFESFVAGNCSAFSKKMQAVLNEHILAYLKGYGIGAHGTAAKVDSQSARGRIGVLRDTKMPAVLLECLFIDNPNEEKLLRDGNFLDGLAQSIAAGVASAFGLKKKATPQPVQPQTKPMHRVIVDGKPVIDSAYKDKLLAALAKALDKYQDKVEITRR; this is translated from the coding sequence ATGAGCAAAGTTTTGATTTGCCTTGATCCTGGTCATGGAGGCCCTGATAGCGGGGCGGTGTCGAAATCTGGTTTGCGTGAAGCGGATGTGGCCTTGACTTTGGCCGAGAAAGTGAGCGCGGCTCTCGGGAAATATGACGGGGTTGCGGTCACGTTTACCCGCGACCGCAACAACAGCAAAAATTATCCTGCACCGCCTGAAGGCTTGCGGAAGCGGATCGCCTACGCGAACGCAAGCGGAGCGGATGCTTTTGTGTCTTTGCATTGCAACTCTGGAGGCGGCAAAGGTTTCGAGTCCTTTGTGGCTGGCAACTGTTCTGCCTTCTCCAAAAAAATGCAGGCTGTGTTGAATGAACACATCCTTGCGTACCTGAAAGGCTACGGCATTGGTGCACACGGAACCGCGGCCAAGGTTGACAGCCAATCGGCCCGTGGTCGGATCGGTGTGTTGCGTGACACCAAAATGCCTGCGGTGTTGCTGGAATGCTTGTTCATCGACAACCCGAATGAAGAAAAATTGTTGCGTGACGGGAATTTCCTTGATGGGTTGGCCCAATCGATCGCGGCAGGCGTGGCCTCCGCGTTTGGCCTGAAAAAGAAAGCGACACCCCAACCAGTTCAACCGCAAACGAAACCGATGCATCGTGTCATTGTAGACGGCAAACCGGTTATTGATTCCGCCTATAAAGATAAATTGTTGGCGGCGTTGGCGAAGGCGTTGGACAAGTACCAAGATAAAGTGGAGATTACCAGGAGGTAA
- a CDS encoding phage holin family protein, giving the protein METTFKLFVAMGGAAASFLWGGWSSALQTLLLFVALDYLTGFAAAFKEGILASRIGFQGIAMKVGIFAIVAVAHQVDVMLGDGHIFRDGTVTFYVANEALSIIENAGRLGLPIPPRIQQAVEILRGKESVRK; this is encoded by the coding sequence ATGGAGACGACGTTTAAATTGTTTGTTGCCATGGGCGGCGCTGCCGCCTCTTTTTTATGGGGAGGGTGGTCATCGGCATTGCAAACACTACTTTTATTTGTCGCCCTCGATTACCTGACTGGATTCGCTGCAGCTTTTAAAGAGGGGATATTGGCGAGCCGGATCGGGTTTCAGGGAATCGCCATGAAGGTGGGAATTTTTGCGATCGTAGCCGTGGCCCATCAGGTGGATGTCATGTTGGGTGATGGCCATATTTTCCGGGATGGGACAGTTACGTTCTACGTTGCTAATGAAGCCCTCTCCATCATCGAAAATGCTGGGAGGTTGGGTCTGCCCATCCCGCCGAGGATTCAGCAGGCAGTGGAGATATTACGTGGAAAGGAGAGCGTTCGTAAATGA
- a CDS encoding gamma-type small acid-soluble spore protein translates to MPYRRIDTAAQQAQQALQQIRQIAQQLEQNELQNARQFQQGSTVNNFDQREQNAAQQLNQIQQIVQQLQSSLGASQAVQGYGLTGSAPQNFGTEFASETNVQEVRRQNQQSANNKQQ, encoded by the coding sequence ATGCCATATCGTCGAATTGACACGGCTGCCCAACAAGCACAGCAAGCCTTACAACAAATCAGACAAATTGCCCAACAGTTAGAACAAAATGAACTTCAAAATGCTCGTCAGTTTCAACAAGGGAGCACCGTAAATAACTTTGATCAACGCGAGCAAAATGCCGCCCAACAATTGAACCAGATTCAGCAAATTGTTCAACAACTTCAATCATCTCTTGGTGCTAGCCAAGCCGTTCAGGGTTATGGTTTAACTGGGAGCGCTCCCCAAAATTTTGGAACTGAATTTGCAAGTGAAACTAACGTTCAAGAAGTTCGTCGACAAAATCAACAATCCGCTAACAATAAGCAGCAATAA
- a CDS encoding phage tail spike protein, producing the protein MAKIPNLYILDRFEKAIGVLNPSLPNACPFFDDVRTERIQYAYLTYEFSVPGDHPAAHNLVVGNLIVYPFRPGAYNLFRIVNTEEDHSEERYIKRITCENAAVGDLISNIILPTKLSSYTLPQAISYLLQGTNWQAGEVELAGTQDIVFDDVATSLDALHQVMDKFGAEIEFVVQFNGLKVTNRLVHARLQRGRQLDKPFVYGLNLKGAKRKEDYTQLVTALYGIGSKDSAGNLLTFDTYNPTLSYPYEKPAGAKWVGDQDALQRWSKNGKHIFGIYKDDKATNAVELFNNTLAELMRRTRPQLTYEVDIALLPDDDIRLYDTILVKDTTFEPEMVLEARIVEVKESLTDPSKNQVTLGDYQPIQITPNDTIKEIQKQLRDTLDTAKRAAGTGAHVIANTPKPLANGDYANFNHSLTIQVTENVHLGYVSVFCDTAGQSGTVELRDGSGNAIEKRQFTNLVAGENRLKLDFLLRQEVGTYQLYGDFSGNTYRTTSGVSFPYDSGSFKVVGSSSTSGYWYHFYDISVGGPGVKGAYGQELRLGDIGSRYGKVVAYDSNGETIAIIDDTQVTFGTVVAESVQAPNVVTTGIPAGTTITYYVNANTGSDDNDGSSSAPLASVYAVINRLPRVFDGTVKIYLQSDIYEDIILSGFIGSGKIVIVMNGYTMTGSFICKSVKMRVELYGGTEYTSYLYGRINAKASENIGVIQIFESDYFYGSYLKVYGNSNCTGVVTTYDNSFAYYANCEFYNANSACVYSGYGATTMLKSCVGSGATYGVMADYAGYIGWSTLIPDGAGNPIRAVNGGMVNPSSVGQGQSGSGTGGSTPTAPSVYTWDSTSGDSWRTVYNSWRGDGTVRQGDWQGYGLHTGIWLFSSGLSSTVTGKTIKRIRVYLKRLRGGNDKVTVTLRMHSYMSKPAGQPSVLSPTYNVTFSVGEAKWIDLPSSWFSYFSNGTAKGIGLYTSNDSDAYYAVFDDSAKIEITYV; encoded by the coding sequence ATATACTGGACCGGTTTGAAAAAGCCATCGGGGTCTTGAACCCTTCTCTCCCGAATGCATGTCCGTTTTTCGATGATGTCCGAACGGAACGAATCCAATATGCCTATCTTACGTATGAGTTTTCCGTTCCGGGTGATCATCCTGCAGCGCATAATTTGGTCGTTGGCAATCTGATTGTCTATCCATTCAGACCGGGTGCCTACAATCTCTTTCGGATCGTGAACACGGAAGAAGATCATTCCGAAGAGCGATATATTAAGCGGATTACGTGCGAAAATGCCGCCGTCGGAGACCTGATCAGCAACATCATCCTGCCGACCAAGTTGTCCAGCTACACGCTTCCACAGGCCATTTCATATTTGCTCCAAGGCACCAACTGGCAGGCGGGTGAGGTGGAGCTCGCCGGGACCCAGGATATCGTTTTCGATGATGTGGCCACCTCACTGGATGCACTTCACCAGGTAATGGACAAATTCGGAGCGGAAATCGAGTTTGTTGTGCAGTTTAACGGTTTGAAGGTGACCAACCGGCTTGTTCATGCCAGACTCCAACGTGGTCGGCAATTGGACAAGCCGTTTGTTTATGGGTTGAATCTCAAGGGAGCCAAGCGGAAGGAAGATTATACCCAACTGGTCACGGCACTCTATGGGATCGGGTCCAAAGATTCCGCCGGTAACCTGCTCACCTTTGACACCTACAACCCGACACTTTCTTATCCGTATGAGAAACCGGCAGGGGCCAAATGGGTCGGTGATCAGGATGCACTTCAGCGGTGGTCGAAGAACGGAAAGCACATCTTCGGCATCTACAAGGACGACAAAGCGACCAACGCGGTAGAGCTGTTCAACAATACGTTAGCGGAATTAATGCGGCGGACCCGGCCACAACTCACTTATGAAGTGGATATCGCGTTGCTCCCCGACGACGATATCCGGTTGTATGACACGATTCTGGTGAAGGATACCACCTTTGAGCCTGAGATGGTGCTGGAGGCTCGGATTGTTGAGGTGAAAGAGTCTCTTACCGATCCGAGTAAGAACCAAGTCACATTGGGGGACTATCAGCCGATCCAAATCACCCCGAATGATACGATCAAAGAGATTCAAAAGCAACTCAGAGATACATTGGATACGGCCAAGAGAGCGGCGGGAACGGGGGCACATGTCATTGCCAACACACCGAAACCGCTGGCCAATGGTGACTACGCGAACTTCAACCATTCCCTGACCATTCAGGTGACAGAGAATGTCCATTTGGGTTATGTCAGCGTTTTTTGCGACACGGCGGGACAGTCAGGAACGGTGGAACTGCGTGATGGTAGCGGAAATGCTATTGAGAAGCGTCAGTTCACAAACCTTGTTGCCGGCGAAAACCGTTTGAAGCTCGATTTCCTGTTACGTCAGGAAGTGGGTACCTATCAGTTGTATGGTGATTTCTCTGGCAACACTTACCGGACTACGAGCGGAGTTTCATTCCCGTATGATTCCGGTTCCTTTAAGGTCGTGGGTTCGAGCTCAACGTCGGGTTACTGGTATCACTTCTATGACATTTCGGTTGGTGGTCCCGGCGTCAAAGGAGCTTATGGCCAGGAACTGCGTCTTGGGGATATCGGTAGCCGATACGGAAAGGTTGTAGCCTATGATTCCAACGGCGAAACGATTGCCATCATCGACGATACCCAGGTGACGTTTGGCACGGTTGTGGCTGAAAGCGTCCAGGCTCCGAACGTCGTGACCACTGGGATTCCGGCAGGAACTACTATTACTTATTATGTGAACGCAAATACGGGAAGCGACGACAATGATGGGAGTAGCAGCGCACCGTTGGCTTCCGTGTATGCCGTCATTAATCGACTACCACGTGTATTTGACGGCACAGTGAAAATCTACCTGCAATCCGACATCTACGAGGACATTATTCTGTCAGGGTTCATCGGCAGCGGCAAGATCGTCATCGTGATGAATGGATACACGATGACGGGAAGTTTTATATGCAAATCCGTCAAGATGCGGGTGGAACTATACGGTGGTACGGAATACACTTCGTATCTATATGGGCGGATCAACGCAAAGGCCAGCGAAAACATCGGCGTGATTCAGATATTTGAAAGTGATTATTTCTACGGAAGCTACCTTAAGGTATACGGCAACAGTAACTGTACGGGCGTCGTCACCACTTACGACAACAGTTTCGCCTATTACGCCAATTGTGAGTTCTACAATGCGAACAGTGCTTGTGTTTACTCTGGGTACGGTGCTACGACTATGCTCAAATCCTGCGTCGGAAGTGGCGCGACTTACGGGGTGATGGCGGACTATGCGGGATATATTGGCTGGAGCACCCTGATCCCAGATGGTGCGGGAAATCCAATCCGTGCTGTTAACGGTGGGATGGTGAACCCCTCATCTGTCGGACAGGGTCAGAGCGGTTCGGGAACAGGGGGCTCGACGCCAACAGCACCGTCTGTTTATACATGGGATTCTACAAGCGGTGACTCGTGGCGCACCGTTTACAACTCGTGGCGGGGAGATGGAACAGTCCGCCAGGGCGACTGGCAAGGCTATGGTTTGCACACCGGCATCTGGCTGTTTTCGTCTGGGCTGTCTAGTACCGTTACAGGCAAGACAATTAAACGGATTCGTGTATATCTGAAGCGGCTAAGAGGCGGGAACGACAAAGTAACCGTCACGCTTCGGATGCACAGCTACATGTCTAAGCCAGCGGGACAACCGTCTGTACTATCGCCGACATACAACGTCACGTTTTCCGTCGGCGAAGCGAAATGGATCGACTTGCCTTCAAGCTGGTTTTCCTACTTCTCGAACGGTACCGCGAAGGGGATCGGTCTGTACACGTCCAATGACAGCGATGCTTACTACGCCGTGTTTGACGACAGCGCAAAGATAGAGATCACCTATGTCTGA
- a CDS encoding WGxxGxxG family protein, giving the protein MQKFFALFVTTVMLTAFAFQVPHVSAEMASQVVQVNDNNNRGMMNNIQRTATGTQDNDRDWGWIGLAGLLGLLGLRGRDR; this is encoded by the coding sequence ATGCAAAAGTTCTTTGCATTGTTTGTGACCACCGTAATGCTGACCGCATTCGCTTTTCAGGTTCCTCATGTTTCGGCGGAAATGGCTAGTCAAGTTGTTCAAGTGAATGACAACAATAACCGGGGTATGATGAACAACATCCAGCGGACTGCCACAGGTACCCAGGATAACGATCGTGACTGGGGATGGATTGGATTAGCCGGTCTGTTAGGACTCTTGGGCCTGCGCGGTCGCGATCGATAA
- a CDS encoding class I SAM-dependent methyltransferase gives MTIKLSPYLYHRLVRPKWSTKKYIHNLILDHFPVQGRHILDFGSGTGANCPIFSSECYIGLDPDHRRIAFAKQLYPEYTFDVFQNNHFPIEDKSMDYILIVAVLHHIASEEIHLYMEEFTRILKPTGTIIVIEPCLFSDKPLSNRFMTWFDRGEYIRNEEDYLHLFQHHHYGCQVLKRFRKCLFYHELFFCAQPNRKRNIH, from the coding sequence ATTACCATCAAATTATCTCCATATCTATACCATCGGCTGGTTCGTCCCAAATGGTCTACTAAAAAATATATTCATAATTTAATTTTAGACCACTTTCCTGTTCAAGGAAGGCATATTCTTGATTTTGGTTCAGGTACAGGAGCTAATTGCCCGATCTTTTCTTCTGAATGTTACATAGGCCTAGATCCTGACCATCGACGTATTGCTTTTGCAAAACAGCTTTATCCTGAGTACACTTTTGATGTTTTTCAAAATAATCATTTCCCTATTGAAGATAAAAGCATGGATTATATCTTGATCGTCGCTGTTTTACATCATATTGCTTCAGAAGAGATCCATCTCTATATGGAGGAGTTTACACGAATTTTAAAACCAACTGGAACTATTATCGTGATTGAGCCCTGCTTATTTTCCGATAAACCACTCTCCAACCGTTTTATGACCTGGTTTGATCGTGGAGAGTATATACGTAACGAAGAAGACTATCTCCATCTGTTTCAACATCATCACTATGGTTGCCAGGTTTTGAAACGGTTTCGGAAATGTCTTTTTTACCACGAATTATTTTTTTGTGCACAACCAAATCGTAAAAGAAACATCCACTAA
- a CDS encoding CD1375 family protein: MHPLAPSYARLILAGLKTIDDVPNVGTLRQDVQTCINEQQTQSGSG, encoded by the coding sequence ATGCACCCGTTGGCTCCGTCTTATGCCCGACTCATACTGGCGGGATTGAAGACGATCGATGATGTGCCTAATGTCGGTACACTTCGCCAGGATGTTCAAACATGTATTAATGAACAACAAACACAATCAGGGAGTGGGTGA